From the Comamonas antarctica genome, the window CTCGAGCTCCGACAGGCAATGGCCGACGCGCCCGGCGCTGTCTGCCCACGCCCCGGCGCGGTTGACCGCGTCCCAGGCCGCCAGCGAGGCCTGGTCATCGAGCACCTGCAAGGTCTCCTGCGGCAGATCGGCCTCGCGCAGGTCGTCGCGCCGGGCATTCAGCGCCAGATTGCGCGCCACGCTGTAGATCCAGCCGCGCGCCGAGCCGCGGGCCGGGTCGAAACTCGTGGCGCGGGTCCAGATGTTCACCCAGGCATCGTGCAGCACATCCTCGGCCAGCGCGCCATCCCGCACGATGCGGCGCACCACGGCCAGCAGGCGCGCCGCTTCCTGTTCATAGAGCCTTTGCAAGGCCGCGCGCTCGCCCGCGGCGCAGGCCAGCAAGGCGGCTTCATAGTTGAAATCTTCGCAGGGGACAGGCAAGTTCGGGGCTCCAGGAAGGTGAGGCTTGGCTGCGCAAGCAGCAGGGCCGAAGGCCGTGCATCCGGGATCATGCCATGCCATTCCCCTGGCTGGGTGCCCAAGTGCGCACCCCGGGGCTTCAACCGAAGCGAAAGGCGGACAGCTGCGTCTTCATCACCTGCTGCGAATAGACCTTG encodes:
- a CDS encoding sigma-70 family RNA polymerase sigma factor; the protein is MPVPCEDFNYEAALLACAAGERAALQRLYEQEAARLLAVVRRIVRDGALAEDVLHDAWVNIWTRATSFDPARGSARGWIYSVARNLALNARRDDLREADLPQETLQVLDDQASLAAWDAVNRAGAWADSAGRVGHCLSELEPVRRDCILYAYVDGLTQKEIAARVSAPLGTVKAWIQRSLVALRACMS